The Vibrio marisflavi CECT 7928 region TCGTCATTATTGGCGTCGATGACACTGGGCGCAAAGAAGTCCTTGGCGTTCTGGATGGTCATCGAGAGTCAGAAGCAAGTTGGACGGAACTCATTGAGCAGTTACGAGCACAGGGATTACAGTTAGCACCAAAGCTAGCCATCGGAGATGGCGCACTTGGTTTCTGGAAAGCGGTTGCTAAGTGCTGGCCTCAAACGGGTCAGCAGCGTTGCTGGGTACATAAGACAGCGAATGTGCTTAACAAGGTGCCCAAAAGTGTTCAGCCTAGGATGAAGGAAGCACTGCAAGATATCTGGATGGCAGAGACCAGGAATGAGGCTTATCATGCCTTCTCAACCTTCCAGAAGCGCTTCGAAGCCAAGTACCCAAAAGCAACGGACTGCTTGGTGAAAGACAAAGCTGAAATGTTAGCGTTCTACGATTACCCAGCAGAGCACTGGGTTCATATCAGGACGACGAACCCGATAGAATCAATGTTCGCCACAGTACGCTTGCGCACGAACAAGACGAAGAACTGTGGAAACAGAAAGACTACGTTGATGATGGCTTACAAGTTAATGCGCAGTGCAGAGACGAAGTGGCGTCGTCTACGAGGTTTTAAACTCCTGGCTGATGTTGTGAAAGATGTTCGCTTCATCGATGGGGTGAAAGAAATGGAGACTCATCAACAGGCTACTGCATGATCTCCATACACCACATTTGACAATAGCTCGCTAGTCAGTGGCTTTATATATAAGAAATTCTATCGTTTACATGAAGGCTTCACACTGCCTACGAAAGAGCAAGAAATGAAAGTGACTGAAAAAGTGGTTTGCTCGTAACACGGTTTTACTAAAAACATCAAAAGACAACAAGGCGGCATATTCAATAAAGAATATGCCGCTTTCCTTTTTTGAAACATGGTTTGGTATATCGGTCAGATAACAAACAAAGTGTCATGATAGGTTTGTATGTGCAACCGAAGAAATATGCATCATTTATGAAAAAATATTTTTTATAAATCCCGGTAGACTTTGATAACTCCATATATGCCAGGTGGTTAGGTAACCACTACCGAGCTTGATCTCGAACAAACTTCTACGATTTTTAGCAAATGGGGTTATCAATACCATTGAATTTTCAGTCAAAAATTGGTGATAATGCGGCAATTTTTTCGAGGCTCAAAATTTAGAGTCCATTTTTCATACAGTCGCTAGGAAATGCTATGTCTTTGCAATACGTGCTACTCCCTATCATCCTTTGTATCGTTGCTGGGTTTATCAACGGCTCTTACGTTACTCCATCAAAGTGGATGAAAGGGTGGAATGATGAAATCATTTGGTTGAGCTACACTCTGTTTGGCTTTATTTTGTTGCCAGTTTTAAGTTTGCTAGTTCTCGATAAGCATATCTTTGCCCAGATAAGCAGTGTACCAAGCCATTATCTAATGTTGGTTCTTGTTGGTGGTTTCCTATGGGGTATCAGTCAGCTGTTTTTCGTACTGGCGTTAAAGCGTACCGGTCTTGCTATTAGTTTTGTTGTCAATATTTCAATGGGTACAGCAGGCGGTGCATTACTGCCACTTCTTTGGAACCAATCACTACTAGGCAGTAAATACGCATACCTTCAGTTGCTAGGTGCAGTGATTTTTGTCGTGGCAGTAGTAACGACTATTCTAGCTGGTGAAGCTCGACGTACTAGCCAAGAAACACAGCAAAGTGAATCAAAGCAAAACAATAGCGTTATTTACATGATTCTTGGTGTATTTTTTGCGATTCTGTCAGGTTTAGGAAGCATTATTCAAGGTAACTCTTACACATACGCAAACCCGACTTTATCTCATGCTGCGTTGCACAATGGTGCGTCATTACTTCCAGCAAACACTGTTGCGTTTACACTTATCTTTATCGGTGCATTTTTCCCAAATATCATCTACTTTGCTTGCCTTGGCTTCCGTAGAAGATCGCTACCCAGTCTTGTACAAAAAGGCGCAGCAAAAAACTGGTTCTATGCTCTTCTAATGGGCGTTGGTGCTTGGGGTTCTGTGCTGTTGTTCTGTCAGGCTCAGGCGTTAATTGGTGGTGACTTAGCTCCAACGATTGCTTGGCCTCTGTTTATGATTTTCATCGTATTAACTGCGAACTTCTGGAGCTTTGTTCACGGAGAGTGGAATGGTGCTGGAGCAAAAGCGAAAAAGCTCATCACTTCTTCTTTAGTTCTATTTATCGCAGCAGTAATCGTATTTGGCTTCAACTCTATGAATAAACCAAGTCAACCTACGGTGGCCCACACTGCAGCGCAGACACAAGTTGTCCAGCAAGCATCTTAAAAGTATTTGAAAGAGGAGCAAAAGCTCCTCTTTTTGTATTTGCTAATGCTTGGTACAAGTTGCAAAGTTTTGCGGCGTGCAATACGTCATAGGGATATATACTACTTCAGCAACCGGTTGTTTTTGGCTTAATCGGTGAAGAGTCATGATGGCTTGTCTACCCATTTTATATGGATTTTGTCCCACGTTGCCATTCGCAAGTTTATCTTTTAAATAGACCAGTTGTTCATCTGCAGTATCTGCAGTGATTAAGACAATCTCTTTGTTTGCAATTGCCTGCTGATAAGGCTCTACAATGTCGCGATAGCTGGATAAGAACTGTGTCCAGCCACCTACCGCCACAATTGCAGCAATGTTTTTTCGCTTGTGTGCAGCTAACACGTTTTTTAGGTCTGTCTGTGCTCGCTCAAACTGGCCGAAGTTGTATAGCGGTTTGCTGAACTCCTTCCAGCCATTTTCACCATTAAGTAGTTTATCTATCAACGAGGCATCGTCTTTACCTGACAGTGCCGCACGTACTCCCATTACCCGTAAATTGAGGTTGGGCGAGTCTGGACGACCACTCTGAATAATAATATTGCCACCCTCAGGCAGTTCTGCTTTTAGTTGCTCTCCCAGAGCTTTTCCTAGCTCATAGTCATTGGTGCCAATATAAGACGCTCTTAGGTTTGGGTTCTTAGTTAAAGATTCCTTTGAAAAATCTGCATCATAGGTAATGATTGGAATACCGAGTTTTAGTGCTTTATGGATACTGTTTGAAGCGAGAAAGTCTGATTGAGAAACGGCGATTGCAATGCCATCAACACCTTCTTCGATCAGTTCCGATAGAATTTGATCTTGCCTGCGTACATCGATACTCGATGGACCACGAAATATACACTGAACGTTTTTCAGCTCTTTTGCAGCTGAGATACAGCCATCTCGGCTTGCAAGGAAAAACGGATTATTTTCTTCTTTAGGGATAAGGGCAAATCGTAGTGTTTCAGCAGTGGCTAGGTGTGATGTGTTTACCAACAGCACAAATACTGTGGTGTAGAATAAGTTTCTCATGGCAATTGCAACTCTCCTTCGCGTTATTCAAGTATAGACCAGAGCGAAAGAGTCCAATTTTAGGGAATTTATAGACCAACAACTAAAAATATTTGCAATTATATTTGCACTGAGTGATCATATTGCAAATTTTGTAGTTTGATACTGTTCTATAACGAACATAATTCAAAAATATTTTCATTTAAGAGATTCCCATGATTGAAAGAAGAGAAACCAAACAGCGCATGAGCCGCGCAGTGATTCACAATGGAACGGTTTATTTTTGTGGCCAAGTTGCTAAAGACAGCACTAAAGACATTACTCATCAAACGACAACCATGTTGGAAAAAGTAGATGAGCTGTTAGAAAGTGTTGGCTCTAGTCGCGAAAAGCTTTTATCTGCAACGATCTATATTAAAACAATGAAAGATTTTGCTGAAATGAACGCTGTTTGGGACGCATGGGTTCCCGAAGGTCACGCGCCAGCGAGAGCTTGTGTTGAAGCAAGCATGGCAAGAGAAGAGCTATTAGTTGAGATTTCTGTGGTTGCTGCTGTTTAATCGTTTATTTAGCTAGTAGATTTGCCTATCGATGCCTAAACACGTGTGTTTAGGCATCGTTATATCAGCCTTCGCCATTCTGTTAGTCGTACAGTTCGATACCTTTGACTATAAGGGCTGAACTGTTAAATGCGGTGGCGCCGATAAGCCAACAAAACATTGCTTTAATGTATTCAAACTTTGTAGCTAGATGGGCAGCATCGATACCTCCATCAAACCAAAATAGCTCAAAGCAATCTTTGGTAGCTGCTGTGACACTTTGAACTCTATCTGCGATAGAGTAATAGATATCGAGCCCCTTAGTGTTTCCTTCTGCCATATTATCTATCAATAAGCCCCAGTTGCAGGCCTCTGAAATACAGTTTCTTGTAAATTGAACCCTTAAAAATTTGCGCCAAAAGTCGGCACTACCTGTATCGGTAGGATTTACGACCAATGAATCGACTAACTTACCAAATAACGGCATCATGCAGACAAAAAATGCGCTAGAAAATACACCATCAAAGACCACGCCACATGTCCGCTGAGGAGTCCAAGTTCCACTAGTGTTTATTGCATTAGAGGAGACACTACGAATACCATTGACTAGTGCAAGGCTGCTAGCAATGCTAATTCCAACTTGATCCCAAGCACAAAATCCGGGATTACTTATGAATATTTGTCCCCGCTCTTTTGCTAAAGCCTTTTGTGTACCTAAAGTTTGAGAGGCGGCCCATTGAAATGAACAAATATAGCTTAATATATTACACCCGATTCCCCATGAGTGATTGAATGCATCCCAACCACTTACGCTGGAGTTTGACCGGAGTGCCTGCAGAGTTTGGCTAGAGTCAGTAAAGCTAGCTTGGTCTCCTGCGTTATAGAGGGTTTCTAAGCTTGGTAGTGTAGAGACGCTTTTTCCTTCGAGAATATAGTGATAAATCCAAGTAACTATTCCGAGATAAACCCCCATAACTTCTGCCATACTAACGTCAAATGATAGGTCAATATCAAATTTTTTAACGATAGCAGTTATAAAAGGAATTTGTAACGTGATGTTTTTATCGCAGTAAATACCATATAAACTGTCCAGAGCAAAAGATATTATCGACTCCATCAAATTAAAGGCGATATCAATAGTTGTTTTTAAAACACCTATTAGAGAAGCAAGTAAGTCCAACACTATATTGCTGAAGTCGTATGGGTTCGCTAGTGCTGCGATTATTTTCCCAACAGCTTCCAAAATAGTTTCCATTATGTAGTCTTCATCAATATCGAAGTCAGCGTCTAGAGTGGAAATTAAGCCACTGACATCTATAGATGAGGTATCCACGAGTATCGGGCTTAATGTTGTATATATAGCTTCTTCAGCTTCTTCAATAGCATCATCAATACCCAATGCATTAATAGCTTTTGTGAATAAATTGAATGGGGCATTAATGATTTTGGTTACGAAAGGAGAATTGATGACTGATTCCATTTCTTTTTTCATATCCATGATGCCGTCCACCACACTTTCAACGGCTTCTTCGGCAGCATTTTCAGTTTGTGACTTCATGCTGTCTATATTGTTTGAAAAATCATCTAATCCGCTATCTACAAGAGCTTTTAAATCTTCAAAGCCGTTAACAATCGGTTCTTTAAAGCTTTGCAGCATAGTAATGCCTTCTTTTTGTACTCGAACAGATTCATTGATGCAGGAAATAATGTCACCAATATGCAACAGCATATTAATGAGCAGCATAACGACTCGAATCAGTACTTCCAGCACGTCAATGATAATTTGGCAGATATTGATAAAAGAATCGGCTATCTCATCTAAACTCTCATAGACCGTTGTGATTGCTTGCTCACATGCATGGCCTAATTTCGTAAGAAAATTTTCTGTGACTTCTAAGAAGGTGTCACCCGCTTGAGAAACCCAGGTAACAGCGTCGTCAATTCCATCAAGTACATCATTAACAGCATTGGCAATAGCATGAGCAGCATCGTTGGCAAAGTGCTTGATATCTCCCCAAATGCTCGTGAGTTGTTGATTGTTTCTTGGTGAGGCATAGCTCATACCGTTGGAGCCAAAGTTAAGGCATAAGTCGTTGCTTGACGATGCAGATGTGCTGGCTTGAAGTGTTGAGTTTTGCACTTTTACAAACTGACAATAAATCGGGTTGATGCTAGCAGGTATTGTTGAGCTAGACAGTAATGTTTGCACTGTCTCTCCGCTGCTAGCATCTTGTGCTTCTGTATAACTAGTAAGTGTGCTTGCCGTTGTTTGTGTCAAACTTGATAGAGCACTATAGGCTTCGTCTTCTGAGCTCACGACATTTGGTTTTATACTCAAGTTATTTTCGACACCTGCAGTTTTAAACTTATCCTGTGAGACGTAATCTTCACTAGATGCACGTTTAGTCGATTGCTCTGAAAGGATAATGTTGTACCAAGAAGAGGTAACGCCTTGTCCGCTAGAGTCGCTTAAAAGTGCAGAATCAGAAGTGATCGAAAGGTTGGCTGTATCAATAATCCTAACCATCATGCAGCAAGACATGTCTTTAGCTAGGGTGGTAACTTGAATAGTCCCATCAGACAAAACATCACTTGCGGGAACTAACGCACTGGTTGTTCTGTCGGTCTCATATGTGCGAGTGTCATTGACTAATACTGTAAGTGGGTTTGTGCTTCGTAATTCTATGTATTGTGTCTCGCTCAGTTGTGCGGGAAGATCGTAGCTGTTTTTTATTCTTACTGTCATACAATAGCATTCCGACGTCTCGCTATTGGTGCTTTCTGCCTCTGATTCCGATTGACTAATGACTATCGGCTTATCAACCCAAGTCTTCTCTAAGTTCTTGTTGTATTTCATTAGAGCACTGTAGGTGTTAGAAGATGTTTCTTTTATAGCTAGGTATTCACACTTTTGATTGAATCGTGGGTTAGCGTATATAGCACTAGCGTTATTGCCAATAAAGAAGCCCGAATACTCAAGCTCACCGTCGACCGTTTGCGTTGACATGAATGCTGGACAAGAACTATAGGTATACCCCCAGTAAACAGGGGACATAGTTTTCGTTGGATCATCATCAAACGGCGTACCAGCTTCTAAGTCGGCCTGACGATAAATAAGTAAGTTGTCATTTTCATCTTTACTGAAAAAAGTAAACCCACCATATTTACTCTGGCCTCCACAAAGAGTGACCGGGTCTCCTTGAGCAATATCAGGCTGTGCAAATATACGATAGCCAAGCAGAAAACCTGTATCTGCATCGAGTGACATCATAACGATGCTAGATTGTGCAGCAGAAGAAAAGTCGCAGTCTTTCCACAGGCTCACTTTTGCAACAACAAAACTAACGTTGACATCCCCTTTGGTATTTTTATTTTTAATTGTTGTTGTTTGATGAAATTCGTGTACACAATCGAAGGTGCAATAGTTAAATGTGTTTAGAAATAGTTTTTTATCAATTAAGCCTAATGCGAATGCATATCCATTTGAGTTTAGCGAACTGTAAGTGTCATATGGAGCTTTATATTGTCTGCTTTCAAAGAAAACATTACAGCCACTTTCCAATTTATAAACCTTCTCTTGTGTAATTAACGATGGGGGAAACTCAATACTTTGTACTGAGGTATATTCTGCTGGAGCAATATGAAATGTTTTGTCCTCTCCTTCTTTTAGTACATGATTTAGTGATGCTAGGGGTTTGTCGAAATAGTTACCGACTAGAGGGCACTTAGCACTTGCCATATAGCCTTCCTCCCAATCATCGCCAAAGTCGGTAATTGGTGTGGTGCAGGCATAGTGCGATATATTTTTCCATGAATCGATAGTTAGCACCCAGCAGGCCGCTAATTGCTGTGAAGTAACGTCCTGTTTTGAATCATAATGTGTTTTTTCGCTAGCAAATTGAGTTTGATAGGTGATGTGGGTTTGACCGCTAATATCGGTGTGCACGTTGAAATCTGTTAAATATCTAAAACCGGGCAAGTCAGAGTGCTGGTCGTGTAGCTTTTCTTTTAAGTTGTATATTTGCCAATCGGTCACACTGCTTTCGGTATTTCCTAGACCAGTCTCCGCCTCAAACCATCGTATGCAGAGGTAGACCTTACCTAAATAGCTTGTCGTCTCTTTATTGGTATCGACTAAGAATGCTTGTACGCCGTACATTTTTCCATCTGATGCAACTTTGTTATGCAGTGGAGAATGAATAGGAATAATGCGTTTACATTCATAGGTATTTTTGTTCGCCGTACTTGCAAAACTAATATTAGGAATCGAAGTTGTTTTGTAGCCAATGCTTTGTTCAGCACTGTCTTTATCTGTCGGTTCGACAATTTGAATAGTTGGTTTGTTGTTTGAGTCGGGTATTAGCTGAACCAAGGTTGGAGAGCCATAGTTGCAGTTAGTATCGGTAAAATTGCTTTCTGTGGCACTAGCTTCATCCACTATGGCTTGAATCTTAAGATGTCCCCAATTGAAACTTTCCAGCAGAGCATGGTGTCCTTGTTCGGATAAGCTGCTTTCTAAACTAGTTTGTTTTACCGTATCAGTAAACATCTCGGTGCCAAAGGTAAGTTGATAGGCATTTGGCTCTTCTGACATGTCCACATCAGTAATACCAAAGTCCGCGGGATTTGAGCTGTAATCAGAATTAAGACTTCCCCAAGCACTAGGCATAACACCACTACTCACTAGCCCCGCAAGAACAAAAACTTGCCCGGATCCCTTTAAGAATTGTCGTCGGCTTACAAGTGAATCAAAACAGTTCATTTCCTTTTCTTTCAACGAAGGTTTCGTCAATACTTTGTCTATGATACAGCTCATTTTCTGTCTTAAAGTAGACAGTCTTACTTCTTCACTCATAATGCACTCCATGTTCGCTTGTTATGGTTGATATCTGTGTAAGCTCTGTGACAGTGAGGCTGGGGGTATTACATTCATTCTTATAGCCTCCAATAGTTGACTATCTGGTAGTCATAAACCAAAGCCAGCAAATATCAATCGAATGATTAATTTTCGGGAACGATCTCAAAATAAGGCTGAGTAATTACTCTGTCTACTAAATATTGTTTATTGCGTGATATATAGCCAAAATTTGCAGTGAATATCTTTATTCATTGAGATTTTTGTTTCTGCTTGATAAGCAGCTAATGGATGGTTATTAATGTTGTAATCTAATTTATTGAAAATAAATGGTTTAATGTATTCATCGTTTCTCTATCTTTTCTTGTTTTTTTTGGGAACGATTGCTTTTTGAGGATAATATTGAGTAGAAGAGCGCATAAGAAAACGATACCTAGTATTTGGGTGGTTAGTGTTTAGATACCGTTTAGCTTTGTGCTGAAATTATGCTGCGTTGAATATGGATAGTTTTTGGGGAACTGTTAAGGGTTTCTTGAATGTGTCCAAACTGATTCCCAATTCATCAAATTGCATCAGCTTATTCCACGGTAAATAAAGCGTTTTAGAGATCGAACTATCCATGTTGGTTGGGCCTTTTGCGGTCACTTTCAATCCGTTAAAATCATAATGGTAGAGCGATTCCGAACCCAATATTTCTTGCTCTTCTAGCCTACCATTTTTAAGCAGAACACTTGGCTGATTGTCTTGGAGTGGAGCAAAACTAATATCTTCCGAGCGTATGGCAAGTGTTTTCGTTTCAGCTTGGATAAGGCCTTCTTGCGTAGACAAAACATCATGTTCAACAGGTAGCAAGTTGAGTGGTGACGTGCCAATAAACTTAGCTACAAACAACGTTTTTGGGTTTTCAAACACTTCTTGAGGCGAGCCAATTTGTTCGATTTGCCCTTTATTTAATACCACAAGCTTATCAGCAAGTGTCATTGCTTCTGTTTGATCGTGCGTTACGTAGATAGAAATTGCATTGAGCTGTTTATGCAGCTTTTTGATTTCCATACGCATATGGTTACGAAGTTGAGCATCAAGGTTTGAAAGTGGTTCGTCGAAGAGGAAAATATTGGGCTTTTTCACAATGGCACGACCAATTGCAATTCTTTGCCTTTGACCGCCAGAAAGCATCGCAGGTTTTCTTTCAAGGAGATGTTCTACATCGAGCATTTTTGCTGTGCGCATGATACGCTCGTGAGCCTCGGATCTTGGAACCTTAAGGTTCTTCAAACCAAACATCATGTTTTGATAGCAGCTCATATGTGGATACAAAGCGTAATTTTGAAACACCATGGCGATTTTTCGTTTGGCTGGATCTTTGTCATCCATACGAAAACCGTCGTGATCGATAGTGCCACCAGTAACGTTTTCTAACCCTGATATCATTCGCAGCAGTGTCGATTTGCCACAACCGCTTGGGCCGACAAGCACGACAAATTCATTTGGTTCGATGGAAAAGCTTAAGCCCGGAGCCTTGATAGCTTCGTAGCCATTTGGGTACTTCTTACTTAAATTTTGGATAGTGAGCATAACAATGGTCCATTACTTTTCTGTTTGAATTAAGCCTTTGACGAAGAACTTTTGCATCGAGATCATAAGAACAACTACTGGAATAGTGGATACAAGAGTGCCTGCCATTGCTTGCCACCATAAAGGTTGGCTATCTAGCGAGGTGCTTATCTGACTTAAACTCATGGTGATAGTGTAAAAACTTGGCTTAGAGGTGATCATCAATGGCCATAAATATTGGTTCCAGCCATAGACAAACATGATCAGAAAAATTGCCGCGATGTTTGTTTTAGACAGTGGCAAAACTATCTTGAACATAAAGCGGAAATAGCCTGCATTATCTAGTCGAGCAGCTTCTAACAGCTCAACGGGAATCGTTTCAAAAAACTGTTTGAAGAACAACGTCGCCGTGGCGGAAGCAATCACCGGGAGGATTAATCCGGTGTAACTGTTGAGCATGTTGAAGTCTACGATGATCTGATAACTGGGCAGCATACGAACTTCAATCGGTAACATCAGAGTTAAAAAGATCACCACGAAGAAAAAGCGTTTAAATGGTAATCTGAAATAGACAATGGCATATGCTGAGCAAAGAGATAAGAGTATTTTTCCTACTGCAATGCTAGCGGCCATGACAAAGCTGCGCCAAAGCAAATCAATATATGGCGGCAGCCCTAACACTCCTTTAAATAGCACTTCGTTTAGGTGTTGAATCAATAAGGAAACGTTTGGGTACAGAGGGGCCGTTGAGCCGATTACATCAGTATTTTGTGTGCCTGCCACTGAAATAACCATCCATAGTGGCAACAGTATTAACCCAGCAGAAACAATGAGGAACAGATGCTTTAAGCAGCGGTTTAAGATTTTCATGCGTAGTCTGCCTTAGGTTTTAAAAAGCGGCACTGAATGTAAACTAGCCCTGCAACGATTATTAGTAGCAAAACCGAAAGCACAGCGCCCATACCGACATTGTTGTTCACAAAACCTTTTTGATAAGTTTCATATACCAACACATTAGTTGAGTTGGTTGGACCGCCTTTGGTGGTGACGTCAATAAGACCGACGATATAGCAGAAGCTGTAAATGAAGTTGACGATGACCAAGTACAAAGACATAGATTTAAGCATCGGTACGGTGATCTTGGTGAACTTACGTACAGTTTTAGCATTATCTAATGTTGCCGCTTCGTAAAGGGCTCCCGGTATGCCTTTGTGTGCCGCCAAATAGAACAGAAAGTTGTAGCCAATCTGGTTCCAAATTGCAGCAACTGTCACCAATATGAAGGCATTGGTCGGGTTCAATGCTGGGTTCCAGCTGATACCGAAGCTAGATAGTAAATGCGGAATAATGCCCACCGATGGAGATAGCACAAACAGCCAAATCATTCCTGTGACAGGTGGTGCGATGGCATACGGCAACATGAAAAAGGTGCGATATAAAAGTGACAAAGGTTTTGAGCGAACTGAGTTCACCATTGTCGACAGAACCAATGTGAGTGCCATGACTCCAACGGTAATTAATGCAGCCATGACGACACTAACCAAAAAGCTATGCCAAAACTCTGGTGAGCCTAATAGTGATGTGAAGTTTTTCAGTCCAACATATTGTTGGGAAAAGCCAAATGGATCGGTTTGAAACAGCGATTGATGAAACTCACTTGCCATAGGCCAGTAAAAGAAAGTCACAGAAATCGCTAGTTGCGGAAGCAAAAGGATACAAGCGACCCAAGGGTGCTTGTATCCAACTTGCTCAATAGTTTGAGGGTGATTCACCGTATCTCCTAGGTAACGATTCGATTAACTATTGATAGAGTTAAATTTCTGAAGAATTTGCGTGCCTTTCTCTTTTAGCTGTTCAATTGCTTGCTTCGGCGTGATATTGCCTTGGAACATAGCTTCGACAGCGTTATAGCCCGCATTACGGATTTCTGGATCATAGCCTAAGTGCATACCACGAGAATTATCATCACCCTTGGGTGCGACGCGATCTCTGGAAAGTTGGTCATAGGCGACTTTTGTACCCGGGTGAGATTTAAAGTAGCCAGTGCTTGCTAGGTATTTCTCTGCAGACTTGGTGACAGTTACGTAGCCTGTTGCTTTCGCCCATTGTGCTTGGATCTTGTCTGAAGTTAGGAACTTCAAGAATGCTGCTGCACCTTTGTATTGGGCTTCAGAGTGGCCCTTCAATGCCCATATGGAAGCACCACCGATAATGCCTTTGTATGGCTTGTTGCCCACAGCACTAGCCCAGTATGGAAGGCTAGTTACCCCTAACTCAAACTTTGCACCATTCTTTAATTGGCCATAGGAGCCAGATGAATCGATAAGCATGCCGCAACTACCATTTTGGAAGTAACTTGTCGCAGCGCCATCACGACCTTTATATTGGAAAGCATGGGTTTTGTTCATATTGTTGAGCAACGCCATTTGTTCAACATAGTAATTCGGTTTTGGAAGCAACTCTGTGCTATTGCCATTGAATCCGTTTTCGTTATTTCCGTAAGGAATATTTTGAATAGCAGAGAAATTTTCGAACATGACCCACATGAAATATGTTGTGGTTGAGCCACATTGGGGGGCACCTTTCACCTCAACTAGTTTTTGTGCGTCCTGCTTAAACTCTTGCCATGTTTTTGGTGCAGTTGTAATTCCTGCTTTCTTAAACCAGTCTTTGTTGTAATACAGAACAGGCGTTGAAGAGTTGAATGGCATGGAGATCATTTCACCTTCGCCATTGCTGTAGTAAGAGCGAGTGGCAGGAATAAAGTTCGCTTTGTTGAGTTTGGTTCCTGTGTCTTTAAATAGTTGTTGTACAGGGTAGTACACTCTGTCTCCCGCGCTCATCATGGTGACAGTACCAGCATCATACACTTGAGTTAAAACTGGAGAAGTGTGGCTGCGAACAGAGGCGATGGTAGCCGTTAATGTATTTTCATAACTCCCTTTTGG contains the following coding sequences:
- a CDS encoding extracellular solute-binding protein yields the protein MKRIRLAKTALLVASLISTSAMAQERTQIPFWNAMTGSLQTTLQKIVKEFNESQNKYEVESIPKGSYENTLTATIASVRSHTSPVLTQVYDAGTVTMMSAGDRVYYPVQQLFKDTGTKLNKANFIPATRSYYSNGEGEMISMPFNSSTPVLYYNKDWFKKAGITTAPKTWQEFKQDAQKLVEVKGAPQCGSTTTYFMWVMFENFSAIQNIPYGNNENGFNGNSTELLPKPNYYVEQMALLNNMNKTHAFQYKGRDGAATSYFQNGSCGMLIDSSGSYGQLKNGAKFELGVTSLPYWASAVGNKPYKGIIGGASIWALKGHSEAQYKGAAAFLKFLTSDKIQAQWAKATGYVTVTKSAEKYLASTGYFKSHPGTKVAYDQLSRDRVAPKGDDNSRGMHLGYDPEIRNAGYNAVEAMFQGNITPKQAIEQLKEKGTQILQKFNSINS